TCCGGGCTGCCAGGTGGTTCCGGGCGTGCCGTCGGCGAAGAAGGCCAGGTGCGAACCGCCCCGCTCCGGAGAGATGAGGGCGAGGCGGCGCAGAGGGGTGCGATACATGAGCCTGGAGATCCGGCTGCTGGTCTCCGAGGCGAAGTTGGTGGCGACGTTACCCGGGTCGAACGCGACCGGCCGGATCCCGGTGTCGCCGTGGCGAGCCTGGAGGCCGAGGGTGAACAGCACGTTGAGCAGCGTGGCATCGGCATAGGCCCGCAGCGGGCTGTACCTTCTCTCGTGCTCGAGGTCGTCGAAACAGGCCGAGCACGGAAATGTCTTGGAGACGATCGAGACCTGGGACCGTGTCGGCCGCAAGCTGCCCTGGATCGGCTACGGAATCACGCTGACAGACGTCGGCTACGACCTGACCCATGGAAAGGGTGTGGAGAAAACCATCCTCAGCGCAACCGCGGGTGGCACCGCCGGCGCTCTGGCCGGTGGTACCACGTCAGCCGTCGTAGGCTTCGCCGGGGCTGCGGGCGCCGGAGCCGCAACCGGAGCAGCCGGAGGATCAGTGGTACCTGTGGCCGGAACAATCGTCGGCGCCTTGATCGGAGCAGGTGTCAGCCTCGCTGCCAGTGGCCGCTTCGACGCCGCCTATGACAAGCAGGCATTGAAGTACAAGGAAGAGGGCCGAAACGGCTCGGTTGCTTTGAACACTCTGAAGGACGTCGGCGGAAGTGTCGAGGACAAGGTCTTGGCCTCCACCGAAAAGCTGCTCGGTGATGAAGCAGCTGACAAGCTGGGCGATGCCAGCGAGCGCACCAAGGAGGAATGGGGATTCCGAGCCGAGAACGAGGACGCCCAGTTGCCGGAAGACAACCAAGTACGGAAAGCATATTGAGAACTGACCTGGTCCTGGCACACGAGCCGCCGAAGGACTGGCCCCAGCCCCTTCGATCTGGACGCAAGATCGCAGGCGTCCTGGTACTTGCGGTTGTCGTTTTGGTCTCCCTGTCCCTGACTGTTGACGACGTCCAGCATGGAGGCATTCTCAAAGCGACGACCTCCGTAGCAGCCACGGCCTACTTCGCCTTGATCCTGACCATGATCGTCCAAGGCATGGGGCGCGCCCGGCCGACGAGAAGGCCCCCGCGACCGGCAGCGAACGACATCGGTGAGCCAGGTATCGCTTTCTTCCTTCCCTGGCGAGGCTTCATCGTTCTTTTGCTCGTCATGGGGTCCACCGCGATCGTCCTGGTTCGATACGGAGTGCGCTTCGCCTCATCAGGCACGACCGGTGGGGTCGCCATCGCAGCGGTCTCCTGTGCTGCTGCCGGCTTCCTGGTGTGGTTCACCGCCCACCTCGCCCAGCGCGGTCGGGGACGGCTGGTCCTCACCCTCAGCGGTGTCTACTACCGCATCGGCGGTAACGATCTGTACGCGCCATGGGAAAGCATCACCGACGTACGCGTGTGGAACGGCCCGGTTCCGTCGTTCGTGGTCGACATCAAACCGTCGCCATTGCTCAGAGGCCACAACTCGCTCGGCCGGTGGGGACACGACGTCATGAAGCATCCGGTGATGGCCCTGCAAGCGAATGTCTGGCACGAGCAGACGGTGCCCGCCTACCGCGCTACCTGCTACTACTTCGAGAACCCGGACATGCGGAACGAACTCGCCATGGAGGAACAGGGGCGCGGCGACGAACATCCGTAACGTCATCATTGCCCCATGCCTGCGGACCGGCCGCCTCCGCGGACGTGCTGCGCGAACAGCGCCTGAGGATGCCGACCTACCAGAGCAGTCTCCCTGCCGGCACCGGCGGCAAGATCAAGCGCAGTTACCCGTAACATCGCTCTCGAACGCCTTGGCCCGCACCGTCATATCGTTGCTCATCCTACGTACCCCTCGAAAGATAAGTGACCGGAGATGAAGCGGTGAGGCATCGTTTTCCTGGCGGTCGGTCCTCTGGGGGCGATCATCAATCAGCTCGCGTCGCGGCAGTTTCCGGATTCCAGGGGCGGCCCTGACATCGGCGGAGGGCTGTTGCAAATTCTGTTCTACGCCATGGCCATCGCCGGAGCAGTCATCCTCGCTCGCTCCTGGCTGTCGAAACGCGACTGACACGCTGAGAAGTCGCTCCGAGGTGCCGACTCAGCCGCCCAGGAGTCCATCGAACTCCCCAGCCCTGGCAGCCTTCAGCCACGCCGCGAACCCCGATGCGTCAACTTCGAGGACGCCGGTGGCGGGCTTCTTGGAGTCCCTCACCCGCACGGTCCCGGCCAGCCCGCACATCTCCACGCAGTCGCCCGTCGCGTCACTCTTGGACGCCTTGACCCACACCGCTTCTTCACTGCTCATCGCGTGTACTCCCTGATCGGTATCGACATCCCCAGAATGATGTCGAGGCGCTCCTTGAAATCCTCGACCACCTCAGGGTCTTCACTGCATTCCGCCCCGCTGTAGCCCTCTGCGTAGGAGAACGACGGTTCGTCTACCCGCGCCGGAAAATCCAGGACGATGAACTGTCCCCGCCCACCTGGATGTGCACCCGCCGAGAACGGCAACACGAAGACGTCCACATCCTCGCGACCATCCAGCCCGACGAGGTACTCGACCTGTTCGCGCATCGTCTGAGATCCGCCGACCTGCCGGGTGAGCACCTCTTCACCGAGCACCACACGGAACTGGGCCCCGTGCCCGATCACGCGTTCCTGGCGCTGCTTGCGGATGTCGGCCAGGCGCTGGGCCGCGGACATGGTCAGGCCCGGGGCGGCGTCGAACACCGCCCGCTGGTAGCTCGGCGACTGCACCAGCCCGGGCACCAGCAGAGGACTGAAAATATCGATGCGAGAGGCAATCTCTTCCAGCTCCAGCAACGTGGTGAAGCCGGGCGTGGTCGGCAGGGTCCGCCCCTGCTGCTCGTACCAGGTGGGCTTGCTGCTGGCCCCCGCCAGCTCGACCATGCGCTCGCGCAGCTCGTCGTCAGCACCGAGGCGCCGGCAGACCCAGTCGACCGTCGCCTGGTTGGGCAGCGACTGCCGGTTCTTCCACCGGTTCCACGACGAGCGTCGCGGCAGGCCCAGATCCGTCAGTTGCTCGTAGGTGAGCCCCGATTCGTCCTTGAGCTTCATCAGATGCCGGGCCAGCGCGCGCCGCGCGCTCCCCGTCCGCCCCATCGTCGCAGTCCCCGTCATGCCCCCTGATGGTAGAACGAAGCGGGCATTCCTGACCGCATGACGGTCTCATCCCTGTCCCGCATGCGCGAGGCCGCGACGGGACAATGACACTGCAATCCTCCGGACACCACAGTGCTGTCAGGACATCGGCCCTCCACCCGCCTCGCAACGGCGGTGCAGCACGGGCGCGATGTCCTCCCGGTCTCCGTGCGAGCACCTTCCCTCCGCTCGCTCGCGCGGAGACCGGTGCCAGCATCGTTTTCAAGGGGGCCCGGCATGCGCGAGATCGAGCATCCAGAAGGTGGCCGCTGGCTCAGGTCGTCGGTGGTCGACGACGAGGCCGTCGACCACGAGCGCCAGATCGGCGCCGTGGTGGTGACCGGCGACGTCGTCCGCGTCAGGGTGGCCCAGCGGGTTGACTTCGACCTGCTGGCCAGCCCTGTCGTCACCCGCCCGTGGCCGCCGCGGATCACCGTGGGCGAGATGTTCGAGATGAACGCGGCGCAGGCTCGCGAGCTGGCCGAACAGTTGTGGGACGCCGCTGTGGTCGCCGACGAGGTGGACGGACGGCGTCCGCCGGGAGCCGCCATCCGGACGTCCGTCGCCTCGATCGTCCGTGACGGGATGCAACCCGGCTCGCCGGTCGCGGCGGCCCACCCGGAGCATGAGTGAAGAGACGGTTCCGGTTAGCCATGATTCGGACGCCCAGCACGTAGGTCTCCCCCCGGATTGCCGCCCCACCCAAGAGCCGCCTCGGAGACCCGGTCGAGCTGCTATATGAGGTGCGCACCGAGCAGTCCCGCCGGGCACACCCGCCGCTCGAGCTCCGCCCAGGACACGAGGCGCTGCCGGTAGGTGTCGCGAGAAACCTCCCAGAGCGCGACCGCCGAGTGGTTGAACACCGAAATACCTTCCGGCATGTTCATTTTCAGGTTTTACTCGACCGCCGCAGCTCCCGGGGGCGCCGCTGCACCCGCGTGCTCGGGACCACCGATCCACACGAGCGTCAGCCGGCCGGCGATCCGGGGCTCGATCAGCAGGGCGCCGGCCACGTCGGTCAGTCCACCGTCGGCCGCGACGTACAGGGGCAGGTCGGTGTCGTCGCGCATGGCCTCCGCCACGATCGCCTCCGCCGCCGGTGAGACGATCGGCTCGGTCGGCGAGGTGAGACCGACGTTCGAGCCCGCGACGACGGGGACCCGGCCGCCCTGCCCCATCAACTCGAGCCGCTCCGCGCGGCGACCCGAGAAGCGTTGTCTGCCTGGACGTCCGTGGGATCGAACCCGTCACCGGGACTCAGGTGGGACCCGATGACGAACGGAATCTCGGCCGAGGGTGACAGCACGTAGTGCGCCAGCTGGAACAGGTCGTCCGGGTCGCCGGAGAAGTCGTTGTCGACGATGACCCGCAGGCGTGGGGTGGTCATGCCGACCGACGCTACTCCGTTATCGCCTTTGACAGCATTCGCATCGTTAAAGGCACTAATGTCCCGCTCATCGGGCACCGACACGCGTCGATCCGCCCGATCATTCGTGCACCTGCGGCGGGAGCCGATCATGAAGAGAACCAGCACCATCACCCGTCTGTCGCTGGCAGCAGCGCTGACCGCTGCACTGACGGTCGTGAGCCCCATCGGTGCGCTGGCCGCCGGCCAGCCCACCGCCTCTGTCACCCAGGCTGTTTCGGTCACGGATGCCTCTCCGGCGTCCACCACCACGACGGTCACGAGAACGGTGACGGCTGCGACCAAGCACCCGACGCTACGTCCGGGCAGTTCCGGAAAGGCGGTCCGCACGCTCCAGAAGCAGCTCAACGCGCTCGGTTACTGGGCCGGTGGCAAGGCCGACGGCGAATACGGCACGAACACCCAGCAGGCCGTGATGGCCCTGCAGAAGGTGGCGGGCCTGCCCCGGAGCGGGGTGGCCGGGCCGAAGGTCTGGAAGGCGCTGGCCAAGGGGGTGCGGCCGAAAGCCCGCAGCTCCCAGGGCCATGTCATCGAGATCGGCAAGAAGCGCCAGGTGCTGAAGGTCGTGAACAACGGCAAGGTGGCGTACACGGTCAACACCTCCACCGGCAGCGGAAAGAAGTACACCAGCCAGGGGTCGACCCACATCGCCTCGACCCCCAGCGGGCACTACAAGGTGTACCGGCAGATCAACGGGTACCGGCACGCCGCACTGGGTGTGCTGTACCGGCCGAAGTACTTCAACGGCGGGATCGCCGTGCACGGTTCCAACTCCGTGCCGGCCTACGCCGCCTCCCACGGTTGCGCCCGGGTGACCGACGCGGTCATGGACTGGCTCTGGGGCCAGGGCAAGATGCCGATCGGGACCAGCGTCTGGGTGTACTGACCGGCTCGTGAAGGCCCGTCGTGCTGAGGCACGGCGGGCCTTTCGGTGTGCTGGGCCGGGCGGACCGCGTGATCCGCAGCAACCGCGAAACCGGCCGACACGACGGCGAGAACGTCCACCTCTGCGCCGACCCTCGTGCCCTGCATCCAGGTCGGCCAGGCAGGCTCACGAGTACCGGACTCGGCGGGCTGTGCGCGCGCTGGCCGGCCGGCACCGTCAGGGTCGTCGCCCCGGACGTCCGCATCGCCGACTGGCGCATCTGGACGCCCCGGTGATCACCGCCACCGAGGCCAAAGGCCTGAGAGTGGGACGCCACGCTGCTCGTCGGCCCGCAGGGCATTAGTGACGAGCAGCGTGGCTGGAACCGCCTCTATGCGGCGCTCACCGGCTGCGCCCAAGAGCTGGAACAGCTACTGCCCCCGGAAGTTCCCCCGCGAACACTCCGTGATCAGCTGATCAGCAGGAGTAGAGCTTGTAGCTCTCAGCGTCGTCGTTGAAGTTGTAGCCCGTCTTCATGTTCGGCAGGTAGGTGTGCGGGCGCAGCGTGAGGGTGCGACCGGTCCAACCGTCGTTCGAGTACAGGGTCAGGCAGTACTTGGTGGCGTTCAGCACGGAGGAGATCTCGTTGTCCCCGTTCCACGCCGGAATCTCCCACTTGCCGGTTTTGGCGCCCGAGCGGGTCACCCAGTTGTCGCCCTGTGCACCGCCGTCTTCCCACATACACACCTGGCCAGCCTGGTTGCAGTCGGCGTAGCCACGGGTCGCGGCCTGCGCCGCGGGCGTCGCGACGGTGAACATCCCGGCCGCGGCCAGCAACCCCACCAGGGCCAGCCGCACGCTCTTCTTCGACATACCGTCGTTCTCCTTACGCAGATCTTCCCTGATCGCAGCCCCGGAGGAAGGCATGCGAAAACTGATACCCCTTGACCACTCCCAGCATCCAGACATGACAATGCCCGGCACCGAGAGCCAGAAAAGGTGTCAGCCCAGCCGAACTCACCCCCCGGCTGGGCATCCGGGACAGAGCTTCTCAACTAGCAACGAATTTGGCAACCTTCACCTTCATCACACGTGAACCAGGGCCCCTGCGCCGTCATCCTCAATCCGGCGGCCGAGCCGAACCCCCAGGTCAGGCGAGGCCTCGAACGCCTGGCGGAAAGGGACACCACCACCGTCTACCCGCTGCTCCTGCACCTGCTCGACCAGCGCGCGACCGGATCTACCGACGACGAGACCGCGGCCCGAACCCTCACTGTCATCGAATCGTTCCTCTTACGAAGACTTTTGAGCGGCCGGGCCACTCCCACCCGGCACCGAATCCCCATCGGGTGCTCCAGGCGATCGGCACCGTCTCACTGTCCTTCCAGTGGCGGGAAGCCGACCGCGACGACGACCCACTCGACCTCCTGCGCCAGGAAGGCGTGCACATCGACAGCTCGGGCCGAGCCGACCCGGCCCAGCGCATCACGGCCGAGGAACTGGCCGAGCTGATCGGCCTCTCCCCCGAAACCCTCGACGTGCTGCCCAATCCGGACCCCGGTGCGGACGTGGAGCTGCGCGACCGATTCGTCGAGCAGCGCCGAACAGGTCTGGGCAACGACCCGGCAAACCTTCCTCACCCAGGTCGTAGGCCCCCACCTCGAGTCCCTCTGCCGAGCATTCGCCCTGGAAGGCGGCGCCTCCGTCTTCCACGAGCAACCCGCCGAAATCGGTTCCGGCACCGTCAACGACCCCGGCAACCGGACCCAGATCGACATCGACGTGGTCGCACTCGCCGCCCCGCAGGCCAACGCTCCCCGGCGGATCGTGTCACTGGGAGAGGCCAAGTGGGGCGAGGTCATCGGTCACCATCACCTGAAACGTCTGGAGACCGCTCGCGATCTGCTGGGAAAGAAGGGCTACGACACCGAATCCACGGTGCTGGCTCTCTACGGAGGCGCCGGCTTCACGGACGAACTTACAGCCACCACGGTGACGGATGATCAGTGCCGGTGAACGTCTCACCGCCCGAGATCGTCGTGTACTCGGCATCTCCCGCGTTCAGGTTGCCCGGATCGGGAATGCGCCCGAGCACCAGCTGCCCGGCATTGTTCGGTCAGGACAACGCCGACCGGAGCCGAAATACCGTGGCAAGTTTTCACAAGCTTGAAACGCCGCAAGGTCTGATTATTAACGGCCATGCGCTGGGAGCAGCGACGACCGCTTGGTAACCTGACGTCGTCGGAATGCCTGCAACGGTGAGGGACAGCGTGTCGCAGATCAATGAGACCGCACCGATCGACAAGGTCCGCCAGTGGATTCAGAACAGGAATCCCGATCATGTAGTCCAGATGGACGACGACCTGATTAAGCAACGACTCATTGACTCGCTTGCCTTTACCGAGCTCCTGTACGTCATCGAAGACAGTCTCGGTGGCATCGAGATCGACTTCGATGCGCTTCCCGACAACACTTTCAGATCATTGCGGAGCATTGAGGAAGTGCTGTTCACGCGAGCGTCGCAGTGACGTCACTGGCGTTGGTCGATATCGCCGTCACGGTGGAGAGTTCCCGCTGGGCACTCAAGGATCTCGCCCCGCGGGTCGGTCTGACCAGGGTGGATGCCGGGGTCTTCCGCTCGGTCCAGGGCCTGAGGACGATTCCGTGGTCGCCCACCGGTAACACCCTCGAACTCATCGAGCCCCCGGTCCGGGCCGTGCTCGCCCGGAACCCGGAGGCCGACGTCCGGCACGTGCTCTACGCACACACCATGCCGTCGACCACACCGGACGACCTGAACCCGGCCACGTACATCCGCGACATCGTCGGCAACCAGGCGACGGCCACCAACATCGGTCAGCAGGCCTGCGTCAGCGGCCTGGCCGCGCTGGAGGTCGCCGATCTGCTGCTGGCGACCGACGACAGCAAGGATGCCGGGCACGCTCTCATCGTGACCGGTGAACGCGCCTATCACTCCGACATCCAGATCACGCGAGGCACCCATGTCATGGGCGAGGCCGGCGCCGCGGTCCTCGTCCGGCGCAGCGACGAGAGGTCGATCGCGAAACCGGTTCTCGTGAGTCAGGCCGCCCGCACGTTCGGTCGCTACAGCTCGGGCCTGCGGATGAACGCCCAGGAACTGGAGCAGTTCGGCACCGAACTCACCGGCCTTCAGGTGGACGTGATGCACGAGGCGCTGTCCCTGGCCGGCGCCACGTTCGACGACATCGAACTGATAGTGCCCCACAACGTCAACGTTCCCACCTGGCAGGCGGTCACCGAACGTCTGGGCAAGCCAAAGGATTTCGTGTATCTGGAGAACATCCCGCGGTACAGCCACTGCTTCTCCAGCGACATCTTCCTCAACCTTCGCGACATCCACGACACCCTGACCCTGCGACCGGACAGGCTGTACCTGCTGGCCGCCGTGGGCATCGGTTCCACCGTGGGCGCAGCTGTCCTGCGCGGTGGCCGATGGGGATGATCTTCCACAACTTCCGGCAGAGCTGCGACGGTACGACCGGAAGCGGCAACCCGTCGCAGGCCCACCTCTATCCGGCCCTCACCCGCAACTATCCGGCAGCATCGCCGGTCCGGACGCGACAGGTCACCGATGTCGGGGGCGTCGTCGATGCCCTGTACCGGAAGACGCCGGTGCACGCCGACGTGTCCGCCGTCGTCCTGATCACCACGGGTCCGGAGCAGGACCAGTTCGGGGTGAGCGGGGCTCTGGCGTCGTCCGGTCTGCGGGGCGATCCGCGGGTCATCGGTTTCGACCGGGTCGGCGGCATCGACGACGTTCTGCTGGTGCTCGACGTCGTCGCCGGCCTGGCCCGTCAGAACCCGGCACGGGTCGTGTCCTTGTGCGCGGTCGGCACGTCGTCACGCGAGCGCCCGGCGGAAGGTTTCCACACTGTCGGGGTGGCGGCCGAATACCTCCATCCAGGTTCTGCGCCGGTGGATTCCGGCCGTTTCGACGGCGCACGGCCAGGGGATCCGATCGGCTTCGTGAAGAGCGTCATGCTCGGCCGTCGTTAGAGCGAATTCCCGCTGTCGAACTCATCCGAGGGGACTTTCATGTCCGGTTCCGGCGTGATCATTTCCGATCGTCTCGATGACCTGCTGGCCAGGCTGAGCCAGCGGTCGATCGACGACTACTACAATCCCTACAAGTTGTTCGACTGGCCGGAGTCGATACCGACGACCTCGCCGTGGATGAGCCCCGAACTCACCACGTGGAGCGGTACCGAAGCCGGCCGAGACCTGGACCAGGAAACCCAGATCGCGCTATCCCGGTTCGAGTCGGCCAATTTCTACAGCCTCAACGTGCACGGAATCCGGGAGCTCCTGGTGGAGGTCGTGAACCGGATTCATACACCGGATTTCGCGCGCCTGTCGGAGTTCTTCCACCATTTCATCGGTGAGGAGAACGAGCACATGTGGTTCTTCGCGGAATTCTGCCAGCGGTACGTCGGTCGCATCTACCGGGCCCCGGCCGGAGGCGTCCAGGCCATCCCCGAGGGCGAGCCGGCGACCGTCATCGTATTCGCCCGGATCCTCATCTTCGAAGAACTGGTGGACGCGTTCAACACCCGGATGGCAGAGGACGAGACGCTCCACCCGACCATCCGGGCCATCAACCGGATCCACCATCAGGACGAGTCGCGGCACATCGCCTTCGGCCGGGAGATCGTCAAGCTCCTGTTCACCCGGTACAAGGCCGAGCACTCCGCCGACGAGGTGCGCCAACTCCAGCAGTACCTGAGCAACTACATCGACTACAGTTTCAGGTCGCTCTTCAACCCGTCGGTCTACCGTGACGCCGGCATCCCCGAACCCGTGCGGTTCCGCACCAGGCTGATCGAAGATCCACGATCGGCCGTCTACCGTGACCGCCTGATGCGCAAGACCCTGAAGTTCTTGCAGCGTGAGGAGTTGCTGTCCGCATGAGCGGTGTTACTGATTCCCTGCAACCGGTTTCGCGTACGGCTCTGTGGACAGCCGCAGCCCGAGCCGCCGAATCGCGACATCCGGCAGCCTTGTTCGACGACCCACTGGCCGGGGCTCTGGCCGGGACCGAGGGCCCTCAGTTACTGACGAGATACGACAGCACGGTCACGGCCCTGTTCGTCGCGATCCGCACAGCGGTCATCGACCAGTTCTTCCGTGACTCCGTCTGCTCCCAGATCGTGCTCCTGGCTGCTGGCCTCGACACCCGGGCGTACCGGATCCCCCGGCCCGGGCCGACGGAGGTCTTCGAGGTCGACCACGAGGCGCTCCAGCGCTACAAGACGGCGACGATCGGCGACCGAGCGCCTCTGCCCGGCTACGACGTGCGCCACGTCGGATCCGATCTGGCGGCCGGCGACTGGGACGTTGCGCTGGGGCAGGCCGGTTTCGATCCGGAGCGGCCGACGTTGTGGATCGCGGAAGGACTGTTGTTCTTCCTGCCCGAGACCGACGCGTCGGCACTGCTGAAGAAGGCACACGGCGCCTCGGCCCCGGGAAGCGAGCTGGTCGTCGACTTCACGAGCCGCGCCAGTCTCCGAAACCCCTACGCAGCGGAGTTTCTCGCCCGTCTGGCGGAAGACGGGAACCCCTGGCTGTTCGGGACGGATCAACCCGAGGAATTCCTGGCCGCAGCCGGCTGGGCGGCGACCTCGGTGCTGGAGCCCGGGGCCACGCAACAGGGCGACGACCGCTGGCCGTACCCGGTCGAACCGAGGGCCAACCGGTATGCTCCGCGGAACTGGATCTCCCACAGCCGGTGGATCGCGGATGACTCACTCGCCTGAGGACGTCGGTGCCACCTTCGCTGCGTTCGCCGAGGCGGTCTCGGAGAACCCGACGGGAGCCGCGGTGGAGTTCGGCAACCGGAAATCCCTGACCTACGCCGAGGTTTACCGGCTGGTTCAGGAGGAGGCGACCCTTCTGCGGGCCGCGGGAGTGCGGCAGGGATCTCGGGTCCTCCTCGACGTCGCCAACCGTTCCCGCGGCGTCCTCGGGTATTTGACCCTCCAGAGCGTCGGCGCCGTACCGGTCCCGGCCGATCTGACGAGAGGGGTACAGGATCGGATCGACTCGATGATCCAGGACACCGGGGCGAGCCATCGCTATTCGTTCGGCCAGGGCACCGAGTCGTCGATCGCCGCGATCCAGGGCCTGCCCGAACCGCCGTCCGAGAGCGAATTCGCGCTCGACTACGTGCTCTTCACCTCCGGGACGACCGGCCGGCCCAAGGGCGTCCCGATCTCGCGTGACAACGTCCGGGCCTACGTCGCCGCGTTGTCACACCTGTACCCCGAACGGAGCGGAGCACGGGTGTCCGCGACCTTCGACCTGACGTTCGACCTGTCGGTCCACGACATGCTCCTGGCCTGGACCCGGAGGGCGACACTGGTCTTCCCCGGGGTCAGAGAGGTCAACGACCCCGTCCGGTACATCACCCGCAGGCAGCTGACACACTGGTTCTCGGTACCGTCGATGATCCGGTTGCTGCCCTCCGGCCCACCGGCCCGGAACCTGGAGGCCGGCGGATCGTCCCTGGAGATCGCCATGTTCTGCGGGGAGGCCCTGCGGACCGGTGATGCGCTGGCCTGGCGAGGCATCGTCCCGGCCAGCCGGCTCCTCAATCTCTACGGCCCCACCGAAATGACCATCAGCTGCATCTCCCACGAGGTCACGACCATCGACACG
The Kineosporia corallincola DNA segment above includes these coding regions:
- a CDS encoding DUF397 domain-containing protein, coding for MSSEEAVWVKASKSDATGDCVEMCGLAGTVRVRDSKKPATGVLEVDASGFAAWLKAARAGEFDGLLGG
- a CDS encoding DUF5753 domain-containing protein; this translates as MTGTATMGRTGSARRALARHLMKLKDESGLTYEQLTDLGLPRRSSWNRWKNRQSLPNQATVDWVCRRLGADDELRERMVELAGASSKPTWYEQQGRTLPTTPGFTTLLELEEIASRIDIFSPLLVPGLVQSPSYQRAVFDAAPGLTMSAAQRLADIRKQRQERVIGHGAQFRVVLGEEVLTRQVGGSQTMREQVEYLVGLDGREDVDVFVLPFSAGAHPGGRGQFIVLDFPARVDEPSFSYAEGYSGAECSEDPEVVEDFKERLDIILGMSIPIREYTR
- a CDS encoding L,D-transpeptidase family protein produces the protein MKRTSTITRLSLAAALTAALTVVSPIGALAAGQPTASVTQAVSVTDASPASTTTTVTRTVTAATKHPTLRPGSSGKAVRTLQKQLNALGYWAGGKADGEYGTNTQQAVMALQKVAGLPRSGVAGPKVWKALAKGVRPKARSSQGHVIEIGKKRQVLKVVNNGKVAYTVNTSTGSGKKYTSQGSTHIASTPSGHYKVYRQINGYRHAALGVLYRPKYFNGGIAVHGSNSVPAYAASHGCARVTDAVMDWLWGQGKMPIGTSVWVY
- a CDS encoding peptidase inhibitor family I36 protein; its protein translation is MSKKSVRLALVGLLAAAGMFTVATPAAQAATRGYADCNQAGQVCMWEDGGAQGDNWVTRSGAKTGKWEIPAWNGDNEISSVLNATKYCLTLYSNDGWTGRTLTLRPHTYLPNMKTGYNFNDDAESYKLYSC
- a CDS encoding 3-oxoacyl-[acyl-carrier-protein] synthase III C-terminal domain-containing protein; amino-acid sequence: MESSRWALKDLAPRVGLTRVDAGVFRSVQGLRTIPWSPTGNTLELIEPPVRAVLARNPEADVRHVLYAHTMPSTTPDDLNPATYIRDIVGNQATATNIGQQACVSGLAALEVADLLLATDDSKDAGHALIVTGERAYHSDIQITRGTHVMGEAGAAVLVRRSDERSIAKPVLVSQAARTFGRYSSGLRMNAQELEQFGTELTGLQVDVMHEALSLAGATFDDIELIVPHNVNVPTWQAVTERLGKPKDFVYLENIPRYSHCFSSDIFLNLRDIHDTLTLRPDRLYLLAAVGIGSTVGAAVLRGGRWG
- a CDS encoding diiron oxygenase codes for the protein MSGSGVIISDRLDDLLARLSQRSIDDYYNPYKLFDWPESIPTTSPWMSPELTTWSGTEAGRDLDQETQIALSRFESANFYSLNVHGIRELLVEVVNRIHTPDFARLSEFFHHFIGEENEHMWFFAEFCQRYVGRIYRAPAGGVQAIPEGEPATVIVFARILIFEELVDAFNTRMAEDETLHPTIRAINRIHHQDESRHIAFGREIVKLLFTRYKAEHSADEVRQLQQYLSNYIDYSFRSLFNPSVYRDAGIPEPVRFRTRLIEDPRSAVYRDRLMRKTLKFLQREELLSA
- a CDS encoding class I SAM-dependent methyltransferase — protein: MSGVTDSLQPVSRTALWTAAARAAESRHPAALFDDPLAGALAGTEGPQLLTRYDSTVTALFVAIRTAVIDQFFRDSVCSQIVLLAAGLDTRAYRIPRPGPTEVFEVDHEALQRYKTATIGDRAPLPGYDVRHVGSDLAAGDWDVALGQAGFDPERPTLWIAEGLLFFLPETDASALLKKAHGASAPGSELVVDFTSRASLRNPYAAEFLARLAEDGNPWLFGTDQPEEFLAAAGWAATSVLEPGATQQGDDRWPYPVEPRANRYAPRNWISHSRWIADDSLA
- a CDS encoding AMP-binding protein, encoding MTHSPEDVGATFAAFAEAVSENPTGAAVEFGNRKSLTYAEVYRLVQEEATLLRAAGVRQGSRVLLDVANRSRGVLGYLTLQSVGAVPVPADLTRGVQDRIDSMIQDTGASHRYSFGQGTESSIAAIQGLPEPPSESEFALDYVLFTSGTTGRPKGVPISRDNVRAYVAALSHLYPERSGARVSATFDLTFDLSVHDMLLAWTRRATLVFPGVREVNDPVRYITRRQLTHWFSVPSMIRLLPSGPPARNLEAGGSSLEIAMFCGEALRTGDALAWRGIVPASRLLNLYGPTEMTISCISHEVTTIDTSRPTIPIGRPYPGVEVSLDERGALSTAGPQRFPGYLRDGTVQDPGSVWYETGDLVRHHPAGLEFVGRADDQLKVRGFRIEPLDVEHGVSVACPHLGGVVVVERDGELLALHTGGADTRIDRAAVGEHLPSYMIPDRFVRVEALPMNGNGKVDRAAASRMVEKQGLVT